The Mesomycoplasma ovipneumoniae genome includes a region encoding these proteins:
- a CDS encoding MSC_0882 family membrane protein, whose translation MKKRQNFNNNNYHKRPSFTNSAYREPRYYKNAQNHPNSQEDFDDSDEYFAQKNHYRPEYKSPQNYSNHLMEENYYQAMEQKTLQQEANAFISKEVRKIFGLELIFLPLKALFWLLAFLAILTVSLLWVYEYIPSWNYEQKYLPLLIIPGIIGAIVIFLFVKTMLDYRAIKKSVEYFRSQLRNNSHRLEMPPMIPWLVKKLNQKEVNAIWLAAFSLLGTAILGLVYWITLKYYPEKNIQFSTEFIISMVSTGGFFILMLVYDLTLRRRLSNIEAIFGHVYRKNINIESIRFRRHMLWAIFTIVIFLILRKIAKRKKIIT comes from the coding sequence ATGAAAAAAAGACAGAACTTTAATAACAACAACTACCATAAACGACCTAGTTTTACAAATTCAGCCTACCGTGAGCCTAGGTACTATAAAAACGCTCAAAATCATCCTAATAGTCAAGAAGATTTTGATGATTCAGATGAATATTTTGCCCAAAAAAATCATTACCGTCCAGAATATAAAAGTCCGCAAAATTATTCAAACCATTTAATGGAAGAAAATTATTATCAGGCAATGGAACAAAAAACTCTTCAACAAGAGGCAAATGCTTTTATTTCAAAAGAAGTGAGAAAAATTTTTGGGCTTGAGTTAATTTTTTTACCACTAAAGGCACTTTTTTGACTCCTAGCTTTTTTAGCAATACTAACTGTTTCACTGCTTTGAGTTTATGAGTATATTCCAAGTTGAAATTATGAGCAAAAATATTTACCACTTTTGATAATTCCCGGAATCATCGGTGCAATTGTAATATTTTTATTTGTAAAAACCATGTTAGACTACCGGGCAATTAAAAAATCTGTTGAATATTTCCGCTCACAGCTTAGAAACAATTCTCACAGACTTGAAATGCCGCCAATGATTCCTTGATTAGTTAAAAAATTGAATCAAAAAGAGGTAAATGCAATTTGACTGGCTGCTTTTAGTTTGCTTGGAACAGCAATTTTAGGTTTAGTTTACTGAATTACTTTAAAATATTATCCAGAAAAAAATATTCAATTTTCAACCGAATTTATTATAAGTATGGTCTCAACTGGCGGATTTTTTATTTTAATGCTCGTTTATGACTTAACACTTCGTCGGCGTTTATCAAACATTGAAGCAATTTTTGGTCATGTTTACCGTAAAAATATTAATATTGAATCAATCCGTTTTCGTCGTCACATGCTTTGAGCAATTTTTACAATAGTTATTTTCCTAATTTTAAGAAAAATTGCCAAACGTAAAAAAATAATTACTTAA
- the lepA gene encoding translation elongation factor 4, with translation MENTKIRNFAIIAHIDHGKSTLADRILEFTNTVSKRELKDQHLDSMDLEKERGITIKLNAVQIRYNSYIFHLIDTPGHVDFTYEVSRSLAATEGALLLVDASQGIQAQTLANVYLALENNLEIIPIINKIDLPSANVEKVKQEIESTIGISAQNAILISAKNGIGIENVLEAIVKYIPPPKYSSEKDPLKALVFDSYFDIYRGVVIFVRVVTGKISVGNTFKFMANNLKFSVIELGISNPNQVKKNELVAGEVGWIAASIRNAKDVNVGDTITLVENPADSPLPGYKKMVPVMYTGFYPIDSQQYNLLKDSLEKISLSDSSIIYEPESSKALGFGFRIGFLGLLHMEILQERLEREFNVGIIATAPSVEFEITRTNGEIQKISNPSLFPEPNFISEIREPFILAKIFLPDEFLGAIMGLCQDRRGIYVDLEYIDDFRRRLIYKLPLVEVIFDFFDRLKSLSKGYASFEYELIGLQPSKLVKLDILLNGQKIDALSMIVHKDFSYPKARDLTQKLKEIIPRHSFEVPVQAVIGSKVIARETIKAYRKDVTAKLYGGDVTRRKKLLEKQKAGKKRMKSFGVVDVPQEAFLAILKTNINEK, from the coding sequence ATGGAAAATACAAAAATTCGCAATTTTGCAATAATTGCTCATATTGATCACGGAAAATCCACTCTAGCCGACCGAATTCTTGAGTTTACAAACACAGTTTCAAAGCGCGAATTAAAAGATCAGCATCTTGATTCGATGGACCTTGAAAAAGAACGAGGGATCACAATCAAACTAAATGCTGTTCAAATACGTTATAATTCTTATATTTTTCACCTAATTGACACCCCAGGACATGTCGATTTTACTTATGAGGTTTCCCGATCTCTTGCTGCAACCGAAGGGGCACTGCTTTTAGTTGATGCAAGTCAAGGAATTCAAGCCCAAACTTTAGCAAACGTTTATTTGGCACTTGAAAATAATTTAGAAATAATTCCAATTATTAATAAAATTGACTTGCCTTCGGCAAATGTTGAAAAAGTTAAGCAAGAAATTGAATCAACAATTGGAATTTCAGCTCAAAATGCAATTCTCATTTCGGCAAAAAACGGCATTGGGATTGAAAATGTTCTTGAGGCAATTGTAAAATATATCCCGCCTCCTAAATATTCAAGCGAAAAAGATCCTTTAAAAGCTTTGGTTTTTGATTCTTATTTTGATATTTATCGTGGTGTTGTAATTTTTGTTCGTGTTGTAACTGGAAAAATTAGTGTCGGAAATACTTTTAAATTTATGGCTAATAATTTAAAATTTTCCGTAATTGAGCTAGGAATTTCTAATCCAAATCAGGTCAAAAAAAATGAACTAGTTGCCGGCGAAGTTGGTTGAATTGCCGCCTCAATCCGTAATGCAAAAGATGTAAATGTCGGCGATACAATAACTTTGGTTGAAAATCCGGCCGACTCACCGCTTCCTGGTTATAAAAAAATGGTGCCGGTGATGTATACAGGATTTTATCCGATTGATTCACAGCAATATAACCTTTTAAAAGACTCGCTTGAAAAAATTTCGCTTTCAGATTCGTCAATAATTTATGAGCCAGAGTCATCAAAAGCGCTTGGTTTTGGTTTTCGCATCGGGTTTTTAGGCCTTTTACATATGGAAATATTGCAAGAACGGCTTGAAAGAGAATTTAATGTCGGAATTATTGCCACCGCACCTTCTGTAGAATTTGAAATAACTCGCACTAACGGTGAAATTCAAAAAATTTCCAATCCAAGTTTGTTTCCTGAACCTAATTTTATTAGTGAAATTAGGGAACCTTTTATTTTAGCGAAAATTTTTCTTCCTGATGAATTTTTAGGTGCAATTATGGGACTTTGTCAAGATCGCCGTGGAATTTACGTTGATCTTGAATATATTGATGATTTTCGTCGCCGTTTAATTTATAAATTACCTTTAGTTGAAGTGATTTTTGACTTTTTTGATCGTCTAAAATCACTTTCAAAAGGATATGCTTCTTTTGAATATGAGCTAATTGGATTGCAACCTTCAAAATTAGTTAAGTTAGATATTTTGCTTAATGGTCAAAAAATTGATGCCCTTTCAATGATAGTTCATAAAGATTTTTCTTATCCAAAAGCACGTGATTTAACGCAAAAATTAAAAGAAATAATTCCAAGACATTCATTTGAGGTGCCAGTTCAGGCCGTTATTGGCTCAAAAGTTATTGCTCGTGAGACAATTAAGGCTTATCGTAAAGATGTTACTGCCAAATTATATGGTGGTGATGTTACAAGAAGAAAAAAACTTTTAGAAAAACAAAAAGCCGGAAAAAAACGAATGAAATCATTCGGGGTTGTTGATGTTCCTCAAGAAGCATTTTTAGCAATTTTAAAAACTAACATTAACGAAAAATAG
- a CDS encoding HU family DNA-binding protein encodes MNKKELIEQIANETNLPVKNVELVLNQFFGITADVVKKQGKLVINSFGTFQGVFKPASSSFNPLTKSQITVEAKTTIRFKPSKVLKDYIA; translated from the coding sequence ATGAACAAAAAAGAACTAATCGAACAAATTGCTAACGAAACAAATTTGCCTGTGAAAAATGTTGAGCTTGTTTTAAACCAATTTTTCGGAATAACAGCTGATGTTGTAAAAAAACAAGGCAAATTGGTTATAAATTCTTTTGGAACATTCCAAGGAGTTTTTAAACCTGCCTCTTCATCTTTTAATCCGCTCACCAAAAGTCAGATTACAGTCGAAGCTAAAACAACAATAAGATTTAAACCTTCAAAAGTTCTAAAAGATTATATTGCCTAA
- the der gene encoding ribosome biogenesis GTPase Der, translated as MKNLVALVGKANVGKSTLFNRIVGKKISITDPTPGVTRDRIYENARWNSKDFTLIDTGGIQIETKNFQELIRIQLQIAIEEAQILIWVLDGTAGIDSEDHFVLNLLRKSQKKIILVANKLDNSKNFDPSIYELGFEKIFGISALHGQGVGDLLDFLVSNFEKTAKNQQSFFKLAIIGRPNAGKSSLLNRILGQNRSIISDIPGTTRDSISGLWKIEGQTFEIIDTAGIKKKSKLVESVDFYALIRAFRSLDDADLSLILIDATQDIHHFDLRIAGYAWERNKPIIIVINKWDLIEKNTLTQQQFVKKVREKFKFLDWAPIVFISAKTGEKIHKLAEQILETKKNLSKKIPTNHLNQFLMEIQLIQPHPNVNGKKVFFNFISQISAKIPSFVFFVTDKNLVHFSYQRYIDNQIRKYFDFFGCPIKIIYKNIKKSGKIS; from the coding sequence ATGAAAAACTTAGTCGCCCTTGTTGGCAAAGCAAATGTCGGAAAATCAACACTTTTTAATCGAATAGTTGGCAAAAAAATTTCAATTACCGACCCAACCCCTGGTGTTACAAGAGACCGAATTTACGAAAATGCGCGCTGAAATAGCAAGGATTTTACCTTAATTGACACAGGCGGAATTCAAATTGAAACCAAAAATTTTCAGGAACTAATCAGAATTCAGCTCCAAATTGCCATCGAAGAGGCCCAAATTTTAATTTGAGTGCTTGATGGAACAGCCGGAATTGACTCTGAGGATCATTTTGTCCTGAATTTATTGCGAAAATCGCAAAAAAAGATAATTTTAGTGGCAAATAAACTTGATAATTCCAAAAATTTTGATCCAAGTATTTATGAACTTGGATTTGAAAAAATTTTTGGAATTTCAGCCTTGCATGGTCAAGGTGTTGGCGATCTTCTTGATTTTTTAGTTAGTAATTTTGAAAAAACTGCCAAAAACCAGCAATCTTTTTTTAAATTAGCAATTATCGGTCGACCTAATGCTGGAAAATCTAGCCTTTTAAATCGAATTTTAGGTCAAAATCGTTCAATAATTTCTGACATTCCCGGAACTACGCGTGATTCAATTTCGGGACTCTGAAAAATAGAAGGCCAGACTTTTGAAATAATTGACACTGCTGGCATCAAAAAAAAATCTAAACTAGTAGAATCTGTCGATTTTTACGCACTTATACGAGCATTTCGGTCTCTGGATGATGCTGATCTTAGTTTGATTTTAATCGATGCTACCCAAGATATTCATCATTTCGACCTTAGAATTGCTGGATATGCCTGAGAAAGAAACAAACCGATTATAATTGTTATTAATAAATGAGACTTGATCGAGAAAAATACCTTAACTCAACAGCAATTTGTTAAAAAAGTGCGTGAAAAATTTAAATTTCTCGATTGAGCCCCAATAGTTTTTATTTCAGCAAAAACCGGTGAAAAAATTCACAAACTTGCTGAACAAATTTTAGAAACTAAAAAAAATTTGTCAAAAAAAATACCAACAAACCACTTAAATCAGTTTTTAATGGAAATTCAACTAATTCAACCACACCCAAATGTCAATGGAAAAAAGGTATTTTTTAATTTTATTAGCCAAATTAGTGCTAAAATTCCAAGTTTTGTTTTTTTTGTAACTGACAAAAATTTGGTTCATTTTTCATATCAGCGCTATATTGATAACCAAATTCGAAAATATTTTGATTTTTTTGGCTGTCCAATAAAAATTATTTATAAAAATATAAAAAAAAGTGGTAAAATAAGTTAA
- the cmk gene encoding (d)CMP kinase, whose translation MSFKKINIAIDGPSGVGKSSIAKQIALKFNYLFINTGALYRAVALFCQNHKINAEKEIQVTKKWDPNVLLLDAKGDVWLENQNVTELLRDDLISKNAAIIAQYGKIRADITQLLHDFQRNNKGIVVEGRDTTYNIMPDADLKIFLWGDAQTRAKRRLKQNACLNLETNFPEVLKSIERRDYLDMSRKINPLKKTIDSIFIDTTNFNQDEIVEQISKLVLRKISQLEN comes from the coding sequence ATGTCTTTTAAAAAAATAAATATTGCAATTGACGGACCTTCAGGGGTTGGAAAATCTAGTATTGCCAAACAAATAGCACTAAAATTTAACTATTTATTTATAAATACAGGCGCACTTTATCGTGCAGTTGCCTTATTTTGCCAAAATCACAAAATTAATGCTGAAAAAGAGATTCAAGTAACAAAAAAATGAGATCCTAATGTTTTGTTACTTGATGCAAAAGGTGATGTTTGGCTTGAAAATCAAAATGTAACTGAACTGCTACGTGATGATTTAATTTCAAAAAATGCGGCAATAATCGCTCAGTATGGCAAAATTCGCGCTGATATTACCCAGCTTTTACACGATTTTCAAAGAAATAACAAAGGAATTGTCGTTGAAGGTCGCGATACAACTTATAATATTATGCCAGATGCGGATTTAAAAATTTTTCTATGGGGTGATGCCCAAACGCGCGCAAAAAGGCGCTTAAAGCAAAATGCTTGTTTAAATTTGGAAACAAATTTTCCCGAAGTTCTAAAATCAATCGAGCGCCGCGATTATCTTGATATGTCAAGGAAAATAAATCCACTAAAAAAAACGATTGATTCAATTTTTATTGACACAACCAATTTTAATCAAGATGAAATTGTCGAGCAAATTTCCAAATTAGTCCTGAGAAAAATTTCGCAACTGGAAAATTAA
- a CDS encoding DnaJ C-terminal domain-containing protein, whose translation MAKQDYYKTLGIDKNATLSDIKKAYRNLVNIYHPDKNTKKSAEEQKQAEEKFKEIQEAYEILSDDSKRSQYDRYGHSAFDQQGGGGFSGFGGFDFADIFSSFTSGFGFGGSRRSQKYSGPLKGENLTARIYISFIESILGTKVSQKLTKYSQCDQCKGTGANSDSDIKTCSNCHGQGVQNEIINIPGFGRMQNQTTCSVCSGSGKTVTKSCKKCRGKTIIETKEEIEISIPAGIRDGMFIRVAGFGGPGHKGGPSGDLNIEINVRPHKYFSRSGNDIHVEMPVSIVDIINENKVEVPSPTGMKSLQLYSHYKSGQTVIIARAGAPDPQNQRIIGDLRVKLVFYVPEFNSRQKNELNQVFSQIKDKVKAKWLKEFQ comes from the coding sequence ATGGCAAAACAAGATTACTATAAAACTTTAGGAATTGACAAAAACGCAACATTATCCGATATTAAAAAAGCCTATCGAAACTTAGTTAATATTTACCACCCTGATAAAAACACAAAAAAATCTGCTGAAGAACAAAAACAGGCCGAAGAAAAATTCAAAGAAATTCAAGAAGCATACGAAATTCTTTCTGATGATTCAAAAAGAAGTCAGTACGACCGTTATGGCCATTCAGCATTTGATCAACAAGGTGGCGGTGGTTTTTCTGGATTTGGCGGTTTTGATTTTGCTGATATTTTTTCAAGTTTTACTTCTGGCTTTGGCTTTGGCGGATCGCGACGAAGCCAAAAATATAGCGGACCTTTAAAAGGTGAAAATTTAACTGCTCGAATTTATATTAGCTTTATTGAGTCAATTTTAGGAACAAAAGTCAGCCAAAAACTTACTAAATATTCCCAGTGCGATCAGTGTAAAGGTACAGGTGCAAATTCTGACTCAGACATAAAAACTTGCTCCAACTGTCATGGCCAAGGAGTTCAAAATGAAATTATTAACATTCCTGGATTTGGTCGTATGCAAAATCAAACAACTTGCTCGGTGTGTTCAGGAAGTGGAAAAACTGTTACAAAAAGTTGCAAAAAGTGCCGTGGAAAAACAATAATTGAAACCAAAGAAGAAATTGAAATTTCAATTCCAGCCGGAATTAGAGACGGAATGTTCATTCGGGTTGCAGGATTTGGTGGTCCTGGTCACAAAGGTGGACCTTCTGGCGATCTAAATATTGAAATTAATGTTCGCCCGCACAAATACTTTTCAAGATCAGGAAATGATATTCATGTAGAGATGCCAGTTTCGATAGTTGATATTATTAATGAAAATAAAGTTGAAGTTCCTAGTCCAACTGGAATGAAAAGTCTGCAACTTTATAGTCATTATAAGTCAGGTCAAACGGTAATTATTGCCCGCGCGGGCGCGCCTGATCCGCAAAATCAAAGAATAATCGGTGATTTACGGGTAAAATTAGTTTTTTATGTTCCTGAATTTAACAGCAGACAAAAAAACGAACTCAACCAAGTTTTTAGCCAAATAAAAGACAAAGTCAAAGCAAAATGGCTAAAAGAGTTTCAATAA
- the dnaK gene encoding molecular chaperone DnaK: MAKEIILGIDLGTTNSVVAIIENQKPVVLENPNGKRTTPSVVAFKNGEEIVGDAAKRQLETNPEAIASVKRLMGSDKTVRANQRDYKPEEISAKILAYLKEYAEKKIGHKVSKAVITVPAYFDNAQREATKNAGKIAGLEVERIINEPTAAALAFGLDKTEKEMKVLVYDLGGGTFDVSVLELSNGTFEVLSTSGDNHLGGDDWDNQIVDWMVKRIKEEYDFDAKSDKMALTRLKEEAEKTKINLSNQSVSTISLPFLGLGKNGPINVELELKRSDFEKMTAHLIDRTRKPIVDALKQAKIEASELDEVLLVGGSTRMPAVQTMIEHTLNKKPNRSINPDEVVAIGAAIQGGVLAGEISDVLLLDVTPLTLGIETLGGVSTPLIPRNTTIPVTKSQIFSTAEDNQTEVTISVVQGERQLAADNKMLGRFNLSGIEPAPRGLPQIEVSFSIDVNGITTVSAKDKKTGKEQTITIKNTSTLSEEEINRMIQEAEENREADAIKKDKIETTVRAEGLINQLEKSITDQGEKIDPKQKELLEKQIQELKDLLKEEKIDELKTKLDQIEQAAQAFAQASAQQANSASETDSDSNTIDAEIKQN, translated from the coding sequence ATGGCAAAAGAAATAATTTTAGGTATTGACTTAGGAACAACAAACTCAGTTGTTGCAATTATTGAAAATCAAAAACCTGTTGTTCTTGAAAATCCTAACGGAAAAAGAACAACTCCCTCTGTTGTTGCCTTTAAAAATGGTGAGGAAATTGTTGGTGATGCGGCAAAACGTCAACTAGAAACCAACCCTGAAGCAATCGCATCTGTTAAAAGATTAATGGGTAGCGATAAAACTGTTCGTGCTAACCAAAGAGACTACAAGCCTGAAGAAATTTCAGCAAAAATTCTTGCTTATTTAAAAGAATATGCTGAAAAAAAGATTGGTCACAAAGTTTCAAAAGCTGTTATCACAGTTCCTGCTTATTTTGATAATGCTCAACGTGAAGCAACAAAAAATGCCGGAAAAATCGCAGGATTAGAAGTTGAAAGAATAATTAACGAACCAACAGCTGCCGCACTTGCATTTGGTCTTGACAAAACTGAAAAAGAAATGAAAGTGCTTGTTTATGACTTAGGTGGTGGAACTTTTGACGTTTCAGTTCTTGAATTATCTAACGGAACTTTTGAAGTTTTATCAACAAGTGGTGATAACCATTTAGGTGGTGATGACTGAGATAATCAAATTGTTGACTGAATGGTTAAAAGAATTAAAGAAGAGTACGATTTTGATGCAAAAAGCGACAAAATGGCACTTACTCGTCTAAAAGAAGAAGCTGAAAAAACCAAAATTAACCTATCAAATCAAAGTGTTTCAACAATTTCCTTACCATTTTTAGGTCTCGGAAAAAATGGGCCAATCAACGTTGAACTTGAACTAAAAAGATCAGACTTTGAGAAAATGACAGCTCACCTAATTGACCGCACAAGAAAACCAATCGTTGATGCCTTAAAACAAGCTAAAATTGAGGCAAGTGAGCTTGATGAGGTTCTTCTTGTTGGTGGATCAACACGTATGCCAGCTGTTCAGACAATGATTGAACACACTTTAAATAAAAAGCCAAATCGTTCAATAAATCCTGATGAAGTTGTGGCAATTGGAGCTGCAATCCAAGGTGGAGTTCTTGCTGGAGAAATTAGTGATGTTTTATTATTGGACGTTACTCCTTTAACTTTAGGAATTGAAACCTTAGGTGGAGTTTCAACCCCATTAATTCCAAGAAATACAACAATTCCGGTAACAAAATCACAGATTTTCTCAACAGCTGAGGACAATCAAACCGAAGTTACAATTTCTGTAGTTCAAGGTGAAAGACAACTTGCTGCTGATAACAAAATGTTAGGACGCTTTAATCTTTCAGGAATCGAGCCTGCTCCTCGTGGTCTTCCACAAATTGAAGTTAGTTTTTCAATTGACGTTAACGGTATTACAACTGTTTCAGCAAAAGATAAAAAAACTGGAAAAGAACAGACAATTACAATTAAAAATACTTCAACTTTATCTGAAGAAGAAATTAACAGAATGATTCAAGAAGCCGAAGAAAATCGTGAAGCTGATGCAATCAAAAAAGATAAAATTGAAACAACAGTTCGTGCCGAAGGTCTTATTAATCAACTTGAAAAATCAATAACTGATCAAGGTGAAAAAATTGACCCTAAACAAAAAGAACTTCTTGAAAAACAAATTCAAGAACTCAAAGATCTTTTAAAAGAAGAAAAAATTGACGAACTAAAAACAAAATTAGACCAAATTGAGCAAGCAGCCCAAGCTTTTGCCCAAGCAAGTGCTCAACAAGCTAACAGTGCAAGTGAAACTGATTCAGATTCAAATACAATTGATGCTGAAATCAAACAAAATTAA